From the Acidobacteriota bacterium genome, one window contains:
- a CDS encoding PQQ-dependent dehydrogenase, methanol/ethanol family produces the protein MVRRLLAGTLSLLVLVGLVTAQQAPAPVDDKALASVESRPGDWLSYGRDYYEQRFSPLDQINDTNAAKLGLAWSFETATDRGLEATPLVIDGVMYTTGSWSVVYAVDARTGKQLWKFDPEVHRKYDQLACCDVVNRGAAFYKGRVYLGALDGRLIAIDAVSGKPSWSVTTVDQKQAYTSTGAPRIANGKVIIGNGGAEYGVRGYVSAYDAETGKLAWRFYTVPGDPSKPQENKALDVALPTWQGENWWKFGGGGTVWDSIVYDPELNLLYVGTGNGAAWNREIRSPGGGDNLYLASILAINPDNGELVWHYQTVPGDTWDYTAVQPMMLADLQMGGRLRKVLMQAPKNGFFYVLDRATGELLAADPYVTVNWASHVDMKTGRPVEMPGADYKEKGTYIRPGPLGGHNWQAMSFSPKTGLVYIPAQDNGRYYEQPKDFEYRPLEYNLGLAPVGRNMDRYDVPYTGRLLAWDPIARKPRWTVEYGSYWNGGTLATAGNLVFQGTAAGDFIAYHAATGEKLWSSWATTGIVAPPITYMIDGKQYVSVMAGWGGAFSKKTRSYGRLLTYAIGGTADLPSRPRPRAVTAIASNARPEEIAAGARIFNTYCARCHGGGTILPDLRRSSPGIYNGLEKILDGSLVEQGMPRFAELDKPAVAALRAYLLDERKKLVP, from the coding sequence ATGGTCCGTCGGCTGCTCGCAGGCACTCTGTCTCTGCTCGTCCTCGTCGGCCTGGTGACCGCGCAACAGGCCCCTGCCCCGGTTGACGATAAGGCGCTTGCGAGCGTGGAGTCGCGTCCCGGTGACTGGCTGTCCTACGGGCGCGACTACTACGAGCAGCGGTTCAGTCCGCTCGATCAGATCAACGACACCAACGCCGCGAAGCTGGGGCTGGCCTGGTCGTTCGAGACGGCCACCGACCGCGGACTCGAGGCCACACCGCTGGTGATCGACGGCGTCATGTACACCACCGGATCGTGGAGTGTCGTCTACGCCGTCGATGCCCGGACCGGAAAGCAGCTCTGGAAGTTCGACCCCGAGGTCCATCGCAAGTACGACCAGCTCGCCTGCTGTGACGTCGTCAATCGCGGCGCCGCGTTCTACAAGGGCCGCGTCTATCTTGGCGCGCTCGACGGCCGGCTGATCGCGATCGATGCCGTGAGCGGCAAGCCGTCCTGGTCGGTGACGACGGTCGATCAGAAGCAGGCGTATACCAGCACCGGCGCGCCACGCATCGCCAACGGCAAGGTGATCATCGGCAACGGTGGCGCGGAGTACGGGGTCCGGGGCTACGTGTCGGCCTACGACGCCGAGACCGGCAAGCTGGCGTGGCGGTTCTACACCGTGCCCGGTGATCCGTCCAAGCCGCAAGAGAACAAGGCGCTCGACGTCGCGCTGCCCACGTGGCAGGGCGAGAACTGGTGGAAATTCGGCGGCGGCGGCACGGTGTGGGATTCGATCGTCTACGATCCCGAGCTCAACCTGCTGTACGTCGGCACCGGCAACGGCGCCGCGTGGAACCGTGAGATTCGCAGCCCGGGCGGTGGCGACAACCTCTACCTGGCCTCGATCCTCGCCATCAACCCCGACAACGGCGAACTGGTGTGGCACTACCAGACGGTGCCCGGCGACACGTGGGACTACACCGCGGTGCAGCCGATGATGCTGGCCGACCTGCAGATGGGCGGCCGCCTGCGCAAGGTGCTGATGCAGGCGCCGAAGAACGGGTTCTTCTACGTGCTCGATCGCGCGACCGGCGAATTGCTGGCAGCCGACCCGTACGTAACCGTCAACTGGGCCTCGCATGTGGACATGAAGACCGGCCGGCCGGTCGAGATGCCTGGCGCCGACTACAAGGAGAAGGGCACCTACATTCGCCCGGGCCCGCTCGGCGGCCACAACTGGCAGGCCATGTCATTCAGCCCGAAGACCGGCCTCGTCTACATTCCCGCGCAGGATAACGGGCGTTACTACGAGCAGCCGAAAGACTTTGAATACCGGCCGCTCGAGTACAACCTCGGGCTCGCGCCGGTCGGCCGAAACATGGACCGCTACGACGTGCCGTACACCGGCCGGCTGCTGGCGTGGGACCCGATCGCGCGCAAGCCGCGCTGGACGGTCGAGTACGGTTCGTACTGGAACGGCGGCACCCTCGCCACGGCCGGCAACCTGGTGTTCCAGGGCACGGCGGCCGGCGACTTCATCGCCTACCACGCCGCCACCGGCGAGAAGCTCTGGTCGTCGTGGGCGACGACCGGCATCGTAGCGCCGCCGATCACCTACATGATCGACGGCAAGCAGTACGTGTCAGTGATGGCCGGATGGGGTGGCGCGTTCTCGAAGAAGACGCGCAGCTACGGCCGGTTGTTGACCTACGCGATCGGCGGTACGGCTGATCTGCCGTCTCGACCGCGGCCGCGCGCGGTCACGGCGATTGCCAGCAACGCGCGGCCCGAAGAGATTGCCGCCGGCGCCCGGATCTTCAACACCTACTGCGCCCGCTGCCACGGCGGCGGCACCATCCTGCCCGACCTGCGGCGTTCGTCGCCGGGCATCTACAACGGCCTCGAGAAGATCCTGGACGGCTCGCTCGTCGAGCAAGGCATGCCGCGCTTCGCGGAACTCGACAAGCCCGCCGTGGCGGCCCTGCGGGCGTACTTGCTGGACGAACGCAAGAAGCTGGTGCCCTGA
- a CDS encoding AbgT family transporter yields MTASNTSSTARPSPLDRFLNGIETAGNKLPDPAMLFAIGLALVWLLSFMLSSVAFTEIDPRNGQPIRVQNLMTGTAMAAFLAAMVNTFVTFPPLGVVLVALLGVGVAEAVGFLNAGLKWLLKLTPGALLTPMLILVACLSHTATDAGYVLVIPLGGVLFYTAGRHPLAGIAAAFAGVSGGFSANLIPSAIDPLLQGFTQTAAQLIDPARQVNPLSNFYFTAASTFLVVGLGWFITDRIVEPRLRALAVDGDVKDMPRLEALSPAESRGLRAGGLTMLVGLALLTWWALPVGSALRAPDGQITSFQAPLMRSIVPFIFLLFLVPAIAYGVVAGTVKSSRDVIAGMTKAMSTMGYYLVMAFFAAMFTAEFGRSNLGALFALKGATTLQALALPGQVTIGGVILVTAMVNLLIGSASAKWALLAPIFVPMLMQVGLAPELTQAAYRIGDSSTNIITPLMPYFPLVVVFCQRYVRGAGIGTVASMMVPFSITFIIVWTLFLLLFWALGIPLGVQSAYLYP; encoded by the coding sequence ATGACCGCGTCAAACACCAGTTCGACTGCCCGGCCGAGCCCGCTCGACCGGTTCCTGAACGGCATTGAGACCGCCGGCAACAAGCTGCCGGATCCGGCGATGCTCTTTGCGATCGGGCTGGCGCTGGTCTGGCTCCTGAGCTTCATGCTGTCGTCGGTGGCGTTTACCGAGATTGACCCGAGGAACGGCCAGCCTATTCGCGTCCAGAACCTGATGACCGGTACGGCCATGGCGGCCTTCCTCGCGGCCATGGTGAATACCTTCGTGACGTTCCCGCCGCTCGGCGTGGTGCTCGTGGCGCTGCTTGGCGTCGGCGTGGCCGAGGCGGTCGGCTTCCTCAATGCCGGGCTGAAGTGGCTGCTGAAGCTGACGCCTGGCGCGCTGTTGACACCCATGCTGATCCTGGTGGCGTGCTTGAGCCACACCGCCACCGACGCGGGCTACGTGCTGGTGATCCCGCTCGGCGGGGTGCTGTTCTACACCGCCGGCCGGCATCCGCTCGCGGGCATTGCCGCCGCGTTTGCCGGCGTCTCTGGCGGCTTCAGCGCCAACCTGATCCCGTCGGCGATCGATCCGCTGCTGCAGGGGTTCACGCAGACGGCGGCACAGCTGATCGATCCAGCCCGGCAGGTCAACCCGCTCAGCAACTTCTACTTCACGGCCGCCTCGACGTTTCTGGTCGTGGGCCTCGGCTGGTTCATCACGGACCGCATCGTCGAACCGCGGCTCCGGGCGCTGGCGGTGGACGGCGACGTCAAGGACATGCCGCGGCTCGAGGCCTTGTCGCCGGCCGAGTCGCGCGGCTTGCGGGCGGGCGGCCTGACCATGCTCGTCGGCCTGGCGCTGCTGACCTGGTGGGCGTTGCCGGTCGGTTCGGCGCTGCGCGCGCCCGATGGTCAGATCACGTCGTTCCAGGCACCGCTGATGCGCTCGATCGTGCCGTTCATCTTCCTGTTGTTCCTGGTGCCCGCGATCGCCTACGGCGTGGTGGCCGGCACGGTGAAGTCGTCGCGCGACGTCATTGCCGGCATGACCAAGGCGATGAGCACGATGGGCTACTACCTGGTGATGGCGTTCTTCGCGGCGATGTTTACCGCCGAGTTCGGGCGGTCAAACCTGGGGGCGCTGTTTGCGCTGAAGGGCGCCACCACCCTCCAGGCGCTGGCGCTGCCGGGGCAGGTGACCATCGGCGGCGTGATCCTGGTGACGGCGATGGTCAACCTGCTGATCGGATCCGCGTCGGCGAAGTGGGCGCTGCTGGCGCCGATCTTCGTACCCATGCTGATGCAGGTCGGCCTGGCGCCGGAGCTGACGCAGGCCGCCTACCGCATTGGCGACTCCAGCACCAACATCATCACGCCGCTGATGCCGTACTTCCCGCTGGTGGTGGTGTTTTGCCAGCGCTACGTGCGCGGCGCCGGCATCGGCACGGTCGCCTCGATGATGGTGCCGTTCTCGATCACCTTCATCATCGTGTGGACGTTGTTCCTGCTGCTGTTCTGGGCGCTCGGCATTCCGCTGGGGGTGCAGTCGGCGTACCTGTATCCGTGA